From one Mycolicibacterium sp. HK-90 genomic stretch:
- a CDS encoding TetR/AcrR family transcriptional regulator produces the protein MHACLELLTEGTVELPIAEVAERSGVNRGTVYRWWPTSTELLSDALAFHARHRTDAPDTGSWESDVRALVTQLASLAADPVERGIMAAVISGRYPSLNDTMLGWNRTDLPHWLAMIGRAIGRGEVSPDVDPAMVLQMILTPAVSISLFDGRGLTRDEIDSLVTLVCRATTVPRSPATDSE, from the coding sequence ATGCACGCATGCCTGGAGCTGTTGACCGAGGGGACGGTCGAGCTTCCGATCGCCGAGGTCGCCGAACGTTCCGGCGTGAACCGCGGAACCGTCTATCGGTGGTGGCCCACCTCGACCGAGCTGCTGAGCGATGCCCTCGCATTCCACGCCCGTCACCGCACGGATGCCCCGGACACCGGCTCCTGGGAGAGCGACGTTCGCGCGCTGGTCACCCAACTCGCCTCGCTCGCAGCAGATCCCGTCGAGCGCGGGATCATGGCAGCGGTGATCTCGGGTCGATACCCGTCACTCAACGACACGATGTTGGGTTGGAACCGAACCGATCTCCCGCATTGGCTCGCGATGATCGGGCGAGCGATCGGCCGTGGCGAGGTGAGTCCTGATGTGGATCCGGCCATGGTGCTCCAGATGATATTGACGCCGGCCGTGTCCATCTCTCTGTTCGACGGGCGAGGGCTGACCCGGGATGAGATCGACTCTCTTGTGACATTGGTGTGCCGCGCAACGACGGTTCCCCGCAGCCCAGCAACCGACTCCGAGTAG